A window of Opisthocomus hoazin isolate bOpiHoa1 chromosome 3, bOpiHoa1.hap1, whole genome shotgun sequence genomic DNA:
AGCTGCGGCCGGACCCCCCcatgccacccccaccccgtcccagggacccccaccccgtcccagggaccccctccccgtcccccagCCTCACCGTCTGCGGggtccagccctgcatctcccGCACGTCGCGCAGGACGCGGTGCCAGGACCCCCCCATGCCACCcgcccccaccccagggacccccacctcgtcccccccatgccaccccccaccccagggacccccaccccaccccagggaccccctcccgGCCTCACCGTCTGCGGggtccagccctgcatctcccGCACGTCACGCAGGACGCGGTGCCAGGACCCCCCCATgccaccccccaccaccccagggaccccccaccccaccccagggaccccaccccgtcccccccacgccacccccccccaccccagggacccccaccccgtcccccccacgccacccccccccaccccagggacccccccccccccctaggGACCCCCCCCCTGTCCACCGGCCTCACCGTCTGCGGGGTCCAGCCCTGGATCTCCCGCACGTCGCGCAGGACGCGGTGCCAGGACCCCCccatgccacccccccccccaccccacggacccccaccccgtcccccccatgccacccccaccccaccccagggacccctccccagcctcaccgTCTGCGGGGTCCAGCCCTGGATCTCCCGCATGTCGCGGTGCCAGGACCCCCCCcatgccaccccccccaccccagggacccccaccccaccccagggaccccctccccaccccagggacccccaccccgtcccccggCCTCACCGTCTGCGGGGTCCAGCCCTGGATCTCCCGCACGTCGCGCAGGACGCGGTGCCAAGACCCCCCCatgccacccccaccaccccagggacccctccccgtcccccccatgccacccccccccaccccagggacccccacccaccccagggacccctcccGGCCTCACCGTCTGCGGGGTCCAGCCCTGGATGTCCCGCACGTCGCGCAGGACACGGTGCCAGGACCCCCCcatgccaccccccccccaccccagggacccccaccccgtcccccccatgccacccccccccccccaccccagggacccccccccccgtcccccagcCTCACCGTCTGCGGGGTCCAGCCCTGGACCTCCCACACATCGCGCAGGACGCGGTGCCAGGACCCCCCCATgccacccccccaccaccccagggacccccaccccatcccagggaccccccccaccaccccagggacccccatcccgacccccccatgccaccccccaccaccccagggactccctccccaccccagggaccccctcccactCACCGTCTGCGGGGTCCAGCCCTGGATGTCCCGCACGTCGCGCAGGACACGGTGCCAGGACCCCCCCATgccaccccccaccaccccagggacccccaccccgtcccccccattccacccccaccccagggaccccctccccaccccagggacccccccccggcctcACCGTCTGCGGGGTCCAGCCCTGGATCTCCCGCACATCGCGCAGGACGCGGTGCCAGGACCCCCCCatgccacccccaccccaccaccccagggactccctccccaccccagggacccccaccccatcccagggaccccccaccccacccagggaccccccccggccTCACCGTCTGCGGGGTCCAGCCCTGGATCTCCCGCACGTCGCGCAGGACGCGGTGCCAGGCCCGCAGCGCGCGCAGGTCCGCGTGGAGCCGCTGCCCCCAGCGCCAGCAGCTCCGCGTGCGCGGCCTCCAGCCTGCGGGACGGGGTTGGGGTGAGTggtggggggggtctcagggtgggacccccaccccggcaccccccgcccgGCGCCCACCTCTGCGCGGCGCCCAGCGCCTCGGGGTTGGGGGGCGGCAGGACGAAGCAGACGGAGGGGACCGCGGcctcgccgccccccgcgcccgccaccCGCCAGCGCTGCGGCTGCGCGTTGCTCAGCAGCGCCAGCTCCTCGCCCTTGTGCACCGtgatctgggggggggggcacggctgtcAGACCCCCCCGGacacccccggacccccccacatccccccagaacccccccgaCCGGAACCCCCCGGACCCCTCACCCAGACCCCACCAGACTCCCCCCTGGACCGCCCCagacacccccagaccccccacccGGACACCACCCagacacccccagacccccctggacccctcccccagacccccccagaccGCCCCAGACCCCTCCCCCAgatccccccggaccccccccccccagacccccccagacccccccggacccctcccccagaccccaccaGATCCCTCCGGACCCCTCCCCCAgatcccccagaccccccggacccctcctccagacccccccggaccccccggaCCCCTCCCCCAGATCCCCCGGACcctcccggacccccccccccggaacaCCCCCTGGACCCCCTGCCGACCACCCCCCGGACCGGACCCCCCTGGACCCCTCCCCAGACCCCACCAGACTCCCCACCGGACCCCCCACCCGgacacccccccggacccccccacatcccccagaaccccccccGACCGGaaccccccagacccctcacccacatccccccagaaccccccctgACCAGAACCCCCGgaacaccccacacccccccggacccctcccccagaccccaccagatcccccagaacccccccccacccagaaccccccagacccccccggacccctccccagacccctcccccagatccccccagacccctccggacccctcccccagacccccccagactccccccccggacccccccagacacccccccggacccccccacatccccccagacccccgcggacccccccacatccccccagaacccccccgaCCGGAACCCCCCAGacccctcccccagaccccccggacccccccggacacccccagatcccccccgacccccccccgaccccccagcCAGACCCCTCCAGACCCCCCTGGACCCCTcacccagacccccccagacTCCCCCCCCAGACTGCCCCAGACCCCACCAgatccccccagacccccccagaccccctccgGACCCCTCCCCCAgatccccccagacccccccagacccctcctccagacccccccggacccctcccCAGATCCCCCGGACCCTCCCGGACCCCCCCCCGGAACACCCCCTGGACCCCCTGCCGACACCCCCCCGGACCGGACCCCCCGGACCcctcccccagaccccaccaGACTCCCCCCGGGACCGCCCCAGAcaccccccagatcccccccccagaccccaccagacccccccggacccctcccccagaccccaccagatcccccagacccccccccgcccagaaccccccagacccccccagacccctccccaAGACCCCACCAGACCGCCCCGGACCCCTCCCCCAGATCCCCCcggaccccccggaccccccccccggaacACCCCCTGGACCCCCTCCCGACCCCCCCCCGGAccagacccccccggacccctcccccagaccccaccaGACTCCCCCCGGACCCCACCAGACCCCCCCCCAGATCCCCGCCCGgacaccccccagacccccccagaccTCCCCGGATCCCCCCCTAGAGGCCCCCCACACCTCCCCGCCAGACCCCTCCCCCAGATCCCCCCGGACCCCTCCCCAGACCCCAccagacccccccggacccctcccCCGGACCACCCCCTGACCCAGACCAGACCCTCCCGGACCCCCCCAGACGCCCCCGGACCCCCCCACAttcccccagacccccctgaCCCCGCCTGGACCCCCCCTcagacccccggacccccccccaggccccccagagacccccagaccccccagagcccccggacccccccccacatcccccaaaCGCCCCCCGACCCCGCCCTggaccccccccccgacccccccagacccccccgaccccgccctggaccccccccgaccccccagccccccccagcccagcccccccccagcccccccacctccATCTGCCGGTAGTCGCAGACGGCGCGCAGGGGGGGGCGGCCCTGCAGGGGGGTCTCGGGGCTGCGCGGCTTCAGCTGCACCAGGGCGGCCGCGCGGCGGGAGAGCCCCCCCAGCTGCGCCCCGAACTCCGCCAGCTGCTCCCGCACctcctgcgggggggggggtcagggggggccccggggtcggggggggggccccgcgccgcacggggcgggggggctgtgtgtgcggggggctgccgggcgggggcggcgggggcggggggtggggggtcaggGGGGGCCCCGCGCCGcatggggcggggggcggcgggggggggggggctgtgtgtgcggggggggtggggggtcagggggggccccggggtcgggggggggggcccgcgccgcacggggcggggggctggcagggcggggggctgccggggcgggggctgTGTGtgcgggggggctggcggggtgggggggctgctggggtggggggctgtgtgtgcggggggtggggggtcaggGGGGANNNNNNNNNNNNNNNNNNNNNNNNNNNNNNNNNNNNNNNNNNNNNNNNNNNNNNNNNNNNNNNNNNNNNNNNNNNNNNNNNNNNNNNNNNNNNNNNNNNNNNNNNNNNNNNNNNNNNNNNNNNNNNNNNNNNNNNNNNNNNNNNNNNNNNNNNNNNNNNNNNNNNNNNNNNNNNNNNNNNNNNNNNNNNNNNNNNNNNNNtacaccccccagcacccccctaCACCCCTTGCATACCCCCCCAACCGCCTTGCACACTCCCCCGCGACCCCCTGCCACCccttgcacccccccccccacaccccctttGCACCCCTCTTGCACACCCGCCCCCCACCCGGGGCCCGGCGcatgcgcagagcggggtgggcCGTGCCCATCGATTTCTCTGGGCTCCGCTCCGCCCGGCCTGTCTTGGCCCATCCCTTTCGGCGGGCGATTGAGCGGCCTGCGCGGGCGGCGGGACCgtgaggtgggggggggcggcggggtcgGGGGCCGTggaggggggggtgtgggggtcccgtgggaaggggagggggccGTGGGGTGCCCATGGGGGGGGGTTGAGGCCGGGGGGtaggtggggggccggggggttcccgggggctgcgggggggcagggccggggcctgGGCCGCGGGGGGGGTGTGAAGGGGTccgtggggggggtggggggccggggtgtgcccgtggggcaggggcagaggccttggggggtgtgggggggcagggacccccgcccccTCATGCCGCTGGGTCCCCTgtacccccccccgccccccccgcagcccggtgcccgcccccccccgccatggggcTGCTGTCGGACCCCCAGTGCCGGCGGGCGCTGGCCCGGCTCGTCGTGCGCCTCAACACCCCGCTGTGgtgagggggggccggggggctggggggggcgggggggctcggaggggctgctgggggggctccCATGAGTGGTGGGGGGCtgtcgggggggtgggggggctctggggagtgCTTGGGGGCTGCGGGGCGTTCTGGGGAGCTAGGCGGGGGCTCTGGggggctgaggggctgggagggggctgctgggggggctccGATGAATGGTGGGGGGCTGTcagagggctgggggggctctggggagtgCTTGGGGTCTGCGGGGAGActctggggggatgtggggggctggggggggctaaGGGGGGAATATGGGGAGGGTTCTGGGGGGTTTGAGGGGAaatgggggggctctgggggaatgtggggggggttctggggggatATAGGAGTGCTGTGGAGAGCTAAAGGGGGAAtatgggggggctgtggggggctgctggggtctcTGGGGGaattgggggggctctgggggagtTGGGGGACATGTGAGGGGTCtatgggggggctctgggggaatTTGGGGGCTAGGGGGGCTCTGGGGGAATTGGGGGGATATGGGGGGACTGCTGGGGGCtatgggggggctgctgggggctggggcggctctggggggatgtgggggggctctggggggatgtgggggggctATGGGGGGACTGCTGGGGGCTAGAGGGGGCTCTGGGGGAATTGGGGGGGTTCTGGGGGAGTTGGGGAGGATGTGGGGGGGCTCTGGGAGaattgggggggctctgggggagttcggggggctgcggggaggggttCCGTGGGtctctgcccccccagccccctccgctcccccccagcgCCCTGAGCTACGCGGCGGGCCTGGCCTGGTTCCTGGCGCTGGCCGCGCCCCCCCTGGCCCCCCGCACCCAGATGTCGGAGAACGCCATGGGTTCCACCATGGTGGAGGAGAACTTCCAGCTGGGCGCCCGCGCCCTGGCCTACGCCCGCCAGTTCGGCGCCCGCAAGGCGGCCGCGGGGTGAgagcctggggtgggggggacacccctgggggggtttggggaggcTGCGGCATCCCACAGAGTCCCAGAGCCCCAGAGTGgggggagaggtgctccagtccctcatcatcctcgcagccctctgctggactctctccagtagctcctctcctttcttggactggggagcccagaactgaactctccccagtagctcctcatccttcttgaactggggagcccagcactggtctctctccagtagctcctcacctttcttgaacggggagcccagaactggactctctccagtagctcctcacctttcttgaacggggagcccagaactggactctctccagtagctcctcacctttcttgaactggggagcccagaactggactctccccagtagctcctcatctttctcaaactggggagcccagaactggactctccccagtagctcctcacctgtcttgaactggggagcccagaactggactctctccagtagctcttcacctttcttgaactggggagcccagaactggactctctccagtagctcctcctctttcttgaactggggagcccagaactggactctctccagtagctcctcgtctttcttgaactggggagcccaaaactggactctctccagtagctccttctctttcttgaactgggaagcccagaactggatcctctccagtagctcctcatctttcttgaaccggggagcccaaaaccggactctccccagtagctcctcatctttcttggactgaggagcccagaactggactctctccagtagctcctcatctttcttgaaccggggagcccagaactggactctccccagtagctcctcacctgtcttgaactggggagcccagaactggactctctccagtagctccttgtctttcttgaactggggagcccagaactggactctctctagtagctccttgtctttcttgaactggggagcccaaaactggactctctccagtagctcctcacctttcttgaattggggagcccagaactggtctctctccagtagctcctcac
This region includes:
- the LOC142360784 gene encoding LOW QUALITY PROTEIN: plectin-like (The sequence of the model RefSeq protein was modified relative to this genomic sequence to represent the inferred CDS: deleted 1 base in 1 codon), with the protein product MGTAHPALRMRRAPGGGRVCKRGAKGEVREQLAEFGAQLGGLSRRAAALVQLKPRSPETPLQGRPPLRAVCDYRQMEITVHKGEELALLSNAQPQRWRVAGAGGGEAAVPSVCFVLPPPNPEALGAAQRLEAAHAELLALGQRLHADLRALRAWHRVLRDVREIQGWTPQTGGGP